Proteins encoded in a region of the Methanofastidiosum sp. genome:
- a CDS encoding pyridoxamine 5'-phosphate oxidase family protein — protein sequence MEMPQNVIELIQQQHLAFVSTSTTNGVPNVSPKGSISVIDRERLVFAEIASPRTISNLKSNPNVSLYVLDRETNKGVQIKGKATLMNTGPVFENVSKALKEKMPHLPPANYAVLIDVKEVFPYKM from the coding sequence ATGGAAATGCCGCAAAATGTAATAGAATTGATTCAACAACAGCATTTAGCTTTCGTTTCAACATCAACTACAAATGGGGTTCCAAATGTATCTCCAAAGGGTAGTATCTCAGTAATAGATAGAGAAAGATTAGTTTTTGCAGAAATTGCCTCACCCCGTACAATATCAAATCTGAAGAGTAATCCGAATGTTTCTTTGTATGTGCTTGATAGGGAAACTAACAAGGGAGTACAGATAAAGGGGAAGGCAACTTTAATGAATACGGGCCCTGTATTTGAGAACGTATCTAAAGCATTAAAGGAGAAGATGCCACATCTGCCTCCGGCAAATTATGCAGTATTAATAGATGTCAAAGAAGTGTTTCCTTATAAAATGTAA
- a CDS encoding P-II family nitrogen regulator, translating to MEDEHKGCDLIVTIVKKGCSELIIQASIKAGAKGGTVVFGRGTGIHEQQKILGIPIEPEKEIILTVVSKTQTDDILKAIRESGELDKPGMGIGFVVSLDKVIGMCHLMSDGTIICKY from the coding sequence ATGGAGGATGAACATAAAGGTTGCGACCTTATAGTGACTATCGTCAAAAAAGGATGCTCAGAACTGATAATTCAAGCTTCAATTAAAGCAGGTGCAAAGGGAGGAACTGTTGTTTTTGGGAGAGGTACTGGAATCCACGAACAACAGAAAATACTAGGAATCCCTATAGAGCCAGAAAAAGAAATAATATTAACGGTAGTAAGTAAAACACAGACCGATGATATTCTAAAAGCTATACGAGAATCTGGCGAATTGGATAAACCTGGAATGGGAATCGGATTTGTAGTTTCTCTCGACAAAGTAATTGGAATGTGCCATTTAATGTCTGATGGAACAATTATTTGCAAATACTAA
- a CDS encoding DUF1538 domain-containing protein, translated as MGFIENLKEIIIEVVLVLLPLSVLFLIFQKYLLKLPKQYTKNLLKGIFLTFVGMILFFQGIDIAFLPAGNSIGVYFGNLQSNWLLIPLGFLMGFLVTYADPGVIIICNEIEKASNGFLGRNMVKKILSFSVAFFVSLAMAKLVYGVALITIILIGYSIVILLTLVSDKQYTAIAFDSGGVVTGPMAVTFLMAMSLGAASAMEGRNPLIDGFGLISLIALAPIIPLMIFGLIIRYKGG; from the coding sequence ATAGGATTTATTGAAAATCTTAAAGAAATTATAATTGAAGTAGTTCTTGTATTATTACCCCTATCGGTATTATTTTTAATATTTCAGAAATATTTACTTAAACTACCAAAGCAGTATACAAAAAATCTCCTTAAGGGTATCTTTCTGACTTTTGTGGGCATGATTCTTTTTTTTCAAGGAATAGATATTGCTTTTCTCCCTGCAGGAAATAGTATAGGGGTGTATTTTGGTAATCTCCAATCTAACTGGTTGTTGATACCTTTAGGATTTTTAATGGGATTTTTAGTTACTTATGCAGACCCTGGAGTAATAATAATTTGTAATGAAATTGAAAAAGCTTCTAACGGTTTTCTAGGAAGGAATATGGTAAAAAAAATTTTATCGTTTAGCGTAGCTTTTTTTGTATCTCTCGCTATGGCCAAACTTGTTTATGGTGTAGCCCTAATTACTATAATTTTGATAGGTTACAGTATTGTGATCTTACTAACATTAGTTTCAGATAAGCAGTACACAGCCATTGCCTTTGATTCAGGAGGTGTTGTGACTGGCCCTATGGCAGTTACTTTTTTGATGGCTATGTCTTTGGGCGCAGCTTCTGCTATGGAAGGAAGGAATCCGTTAATAGATGGATTTGGCCTTATTTCTCTAATAGCGTTGGCCCCAATAATACCATTAATGATATTTGGGTTAATAATTCGTTATAAAGGAGGTTAA
- a CDS encoding DUF1538 domain-containing protein, translating into MTGDLKKELLEVIRSVGPVSMVVLLFLIFISKSEIPRFILGSIMVISGITLFLLGINLGFLPFGQAIGSELPMRGSLSFLIIMSFIIGVITTIAEPGVRVLVNQVEYASGGSIPELILFLSISVGIGIFLSLAVLRIIYGISFSYLFIAGYIFIIALSFFTPSTFVAIAFDAGGVTTGPVTVPIILSLGIGISSVLGGKSALSDGFGLIGLSSIGPVISIMMLGVLYA; encoded by the coding sequence ATGACTGGAGATCTTAAAAAAGAGCTATTGGAGGTAATTCGTTCGGTAGGTCCAGTATCAATGGTGGTCCTCCTCTTTTTGATTTTTATCTCAAAGTCAGAAATACCAAGATTTATATTAGGATCTATAATGGTAATAAGTGGAATTACTCTGTTTCTTCTAGGGATTAACTTAGGCTTCTTGCCTTTTGGTCAAGCTATTGGGTCAGAATTGCCTATGAGGGGCTCTTTAAGCTTTTTAATAATAATGAGTTTTATAATAGGTGTTATTACCACAATAGCAGAACCAGGAGTAAGGGTACTTGTTAATCAGGTAGAGTATGCATCTGGAGGTAGCATTCCAGAACTTATTTTGTTTCTTTCAATAAGTGTCGGAATTGGTATTTTTTTATCATTGGCAGTGTTGAGGATTATTTATGGAATAAGCTTTTCATATCTATTTATAGCAGGATATATCTTCATAATTGCTTTATCCTTCTTTACTCCTTCCACATTTGTAGCCATAGCTTTTGATGCTGGAGGGGTTACAACTGGCCCAGTTACTGTGCCTATTATTTTATCTTTAGGAATAGGAATTAGTTCCGTTTTAGGAGGAAAATCAGCTCTATCCGATGGATTTGGACTTATCGGCCTTTCTTCAATTGGACCCGTCATAAGTATAATGATGTTGGGGGTATTATACGCTTGA
- a CDS encoding N-acetyltransferase family protein, with protein sequence MEIHFEQMGENHRKDVIDIFNYYIENGFAAYPDTKLPYEFYDMFLIITKGYPAVVIKSNNNEVIGFGFIHSYSPFSVFRETAEISCFIKEEATGQGIGKKTLEYIESEAEKLNISKILASISSLNEGSINFHAKNGFIECGRFIEVGKKFDKYFDIVWMEKIL encoded by the coding sequence ATGGAAATACATTTTGAGCAGATGGGTGAAAATCACAGAAAGGACGTAATAGATATTTTTAACTATTATATTGAAAATGGATTTGCCGCATATCCTGATACAAAACTTCCTTATGAATTCTACGACATGTTTCTTATTATCACAAAAGGCTATCCGGCGGTAGTAATTAAATCTAATAATAATGAAGTAATAGGATTTGGATTCATACATTCTTATAGCCCTTTTTCAGTGTTTAGAGAAACTGCTGAAATATCATGCTTTATTAAAGAAGAGGCAACTGGCCAGGGGATTGGAAAAAAGACTTTAGAGTATATAGAATCTGAAGCTGAAAAACTGAACATATCTAAGATATTGGCAAGTATCTCGTCATTAAATGAAGGCAGTATTAATTTTCACGCAAAAAATGGATTTATAGAATGTGGAAGATTTATAGAAGTTGGTAAAAAATTTGATAAATATTTTGATATTGTTTGGATGGAAAAAATCTTATAA